A genome region from bacterium includes the following:
- a CDS encoding glycosyltransferase family 2 protein: protein MKISIITACFNAQDTIEETIRSVANQTYDNIEYIIVDGASSDKTLEIIEKYKDKVTKLIVESDNGVYNAMNKGIKLATGDLLFFLNADDSLINELVVEKFVEQSQQSKAGLLLGNILMLNRYTGEMYYENHKIVDKIRLITSSVFHPATFFRKETFEKYGFYNESNKIAGDYEWYVNYFQNGGDYKYVDLPISIFSLGGLSSDEKFNVVHEQERTKIQEKYFSKQELNNTNLLRKFFPRKINKIKFRKLLEKLKLNEFYNFEQNIVKKWKVYIVSHNVVHDHMYKKDKLFNKNNYIIFDVSSDKMQISDKYSIVHQIELQNFQNLGKWWAESEAIYNIYHNKELYKNLDFIGFLHYDKELKIIETHKTDITKRINNYIKNTLTGHVCFEMHNTINDYNQKILADINQPNTLVGDGLNCYDFILKDYNDYFNINYSIQDFFDKKYINLCSCFLIDIKTFEKMMGFMEYIVKNKKLELLDTEHKYRIQGGLMERYFGLFLTFEYDNFLNLNLHHHYNKGLK, encoded by the coding sequence ATGAAAATTTCAATAATAACTGCCTGTTTTAATGCACAGGATACAATCGAAGAAACTATAAGAAGTGTCGCTAATCAAACTTATGATAATATCGAATATATTATCGTTGATGGCGCTTCTAGTGATAAAACATTGGAAATTATAGAAAAATATAAAGATAAAGTAACAAAACTAATAGTCGAGTCTGATAATGGTGTTTATAATGCCATGAATAAAGGTATAAAATTAGCCACAGGGGATTTGTTATTTTTCTTAAATGCGGATGATAGTTTAATTAATGAATTGGTGGTTGAAAAATTTGTTGAGCAATCTCAACAATCTAAAGCTGGATTGTTGCTGGGAAATATATTAATGCTAAATCGTTATACAGGCGAAATGTATTATGAAAACCATAAAATAGTAGATAAAATTAGACTAATTACCAGTTCGGTTTTTCATCCGGCGACATTTTTCAGAAAAGAAACTTTTGAAAAATATGGTTTCTATAATGAAAGCAATAAAATCGCTGGAGATTATGAATGGTATGTTAATTATTTCCAAAATGGTGGCGACTACAAATATGTTGATTTGCCTATTTCAATTTTTAGTTTAGGCGGATTGAGTTCAGATGAGAAATTCAATGTGGTTCACGAACAAGAACGAACAAAAATTCAGGAAAAATATTTTTCAAAACAAGAGCTCAATAATACTAATTTATTAAGGAAATTTTTTCCCAGAAAAATAAATAAAATTAAATTCAGAAAATTGTTGGAAAAACTAAAATTAAATGAATTTTATAATTTTGAACAAAATATTGTCAAAAAGTGGAAAGTCTACATAGTTTCGCACAATGTAGTTCATGATCATATGTATAAAAAAGATAAGCTCTTTAATAAAAATAATTATATTATATTTGATGTTTCTTCCGACAAAATGCAGATTTCAGACAAATATAGCATTGTGCATCAAATCGAATTGCAAAATTTTCAGAATTTGGGTAAATGGTGGGCAGAAAGTGAAGCGATTTATAACATTTATCACAATAAAGAACTATATAAAAATTTAGATTTTATCGGATTTTTGCATTATGACAAAGAGCTTAAAATTATTGAAACACATAAAACAGATATTACAAAAAGAATTAATAATTACATCAAGAATACACTTACAGGTCACGTTTGTTTTGAGATGCATAATACGATAAATGATTATAACCAAAAGATTTTAGCTGATATAAATCAACCAAATACTCTTGTAGGTGATGGATTAAATTGTTATGATTTTATTCTTAAAGATTATAACGATTATTTTAATATAAATTATTCTATTCAAGATTTTTTCGACAAAAAATACATAAATTTATGTTCTTGTTTTTTAATTGATATAAAAACATTTGAAAAAATGATGGGTTTTATGGAATATATTGTAAAAAATAAAAAATTGGAACTGCTTGATACTGAACATAAATATCGAATACAAGGCGGCTTGATGGAAAGATACTTTGGATTATTTTTAACTTTTGAATATGATAATTTTCTTAATCTAAATCTTCATCACCATTATAATAAGGGGTTAAAATAA